GCGACCTCCGGAGTGCCGGCCTGTCGGTCACCTACGACGACGCCGGTGCCATCGGCCGGCGCTACCGCCGGCAGGACGAGATCGGGACCCCCTACTGTGTGACAGTCGACTACGAATCGATCGAAGAAGGGACGGTCACGCTCCGGGAGCGGGACACCACCGAGCAGAAACGGGTTCCGATCGATAGCCTGACCGACCACCTCGTCGCGCTGAGCCAGGGCGAGGCGAGTTTCGACGCGTTGTAAGATGGCCGACGAGGTCGCCAGGCGTCTGGTCCACGCCACCGGGTCGGCGGTTCCGCTCTGTCACCTGCTGGTCCCCGATCTCGTCACGTGGCGGGTCGTCCAGTGGTTCCTGGCGTGCTGTCTACTCGTCGTCGTCGTCCTGGAGTACCTGCGGCTCTCTGTCGGCCTGGACTGGGCCATCTACGACCGCCTCACCCGCGAGTACGAACAGGACAACCCTGCGGGGTACGCGCTGTACATCGTCGGGATGGCCCTGGTCGCCTTCGCCGTCGGGATCGGCGGGATGACCACGAGCGTCGCCGTGCCGGCGATGTTGATGCTCGCGATCGGTGACCCGATCAGCGGACTCCTGGGCTCTGCCAGCGCGAGCGCGGTCAAGCAGACCTGGGTCCTGCTCGTGATGTTCGGCGTCTGTACGCTGCTCGCTTCCCCGTTCGTCCCGCCAGCGGCGGCAGTACTGGGCGGCGCTGCCGCGACGTTCGCCGACGGGGTCAAACCGACGATCGCCGGCTACGTCGTCGACGACAACTTCTCGATCCCGGTGCTGGGCGCGGCCGCGATGTGGGTCGGCGTGGCCCTCCTCCCGGTGTAGCTGCCGGGACCGTCGTCTCCCCGTTCACTTTCACCGCGGTACCTGAACCCTTAACCGCTATCGGGGACTATTCCGGCCAAATGGCGACCGCCGAAAGCGGGGAGTACCTCGACCGGCCGCTGGTGACCCAGGGGTTCCTGGAGAACCGTCGGTACCAGGTCGAACTGGCCGAGACCGCCGGCTCAAGCCACACGCTCGTCTGTCTCCCGACCGGCCTCGGGAAGACGACCGTCTCGCTGCTCGTCACGGCCCAGCGACTCCACAGCGTCGGCGGCACCTCGCTGATGCTCGCACCGACGAAACCGCTCGTCCAGCAACACGCCGAGTTCTACCGCGAGGCGCTCACCGTCCCCGACGACGAGATCGTCGTCTTCACCGGCGAGGTCAGACCCGACGACCGGGCCGCCCTCTGGGAGGACGCCCGCGTCGTCATCGCGACCCCACAGGTCGTCGAGAACGATCTGGTCGGCAACCGTATCTCGCTTGCCGACGTGACTCACTGCACCTTCGACGAGTGTCACCGCGCCACCGGGAACTACGCCTACAACTACATCGCCGAGCGCTACCACGCGGACGCGACCGACCCGCTGGTGACCGGGATGTCGGCCTCGCCGGGCGACGACGAGGAGGCGATCCTCGAAGTGTGTGAGAACCTCGGGCTCTCGGAGGTCGCGGTGATGACCGAGGACGACGCCGACGTCGCCGACTACACCCACGACACCAGCGTCGAGTGGAAACGGATCGAACTCCCCGAGGTGGTCGTCGAGATCCGGGACGCGATCAACGAGGTCGTCGCCGACCGGCTCGAACAACTGAAGGAACTGGGCGTGACCAACAAGTCCTCGCCGGACCTCTCCGAGCGGGAGATCCAGGGGATGCAAGCAGAGCTCCGGCAGTTGATGGACAACGACCAGAGCGAGGGCTACCAGGGGATGAGCCTGCTCGCCGAGATCCGGAAGCTTCGGACCGCAGTCACCTACATCGAGACCCAGAGCGTCGAGTCCCTGCGGCGGTACTTCGAGCGGTTGAAAGAGGCCGCCCGTTCCTCCGGTGCGTCGAAGGCCGACCAGCGACTCGTCAGCGAACCAAAGATCCGCGAGGCCATCCGGAAGGCCCGGGAGTACGACGACCTCCATCCGAAGTTCCGCCGGACCCGGATGTTGCTCGCCGAAACGTTGGGCATCGAGAACGGCGAGCGGGTCATCGTCTTCACCGAGTCCCGGGACACCGCCGAGACGCTCGTGGACTTCCTCTCGAACCACTTCGAGACCGAGAAGTTCGTCGGCCAGAGCGACACCGACGGGAGCGATGGAATGACACAGACCCAGCAACAGGAGACGCTGGATCGGTTCCGGGCCGGCGAGTTCGAGGTACTCGTCTCGACCTCCGTCGCCGAGGAGGGGCTGGACGTCCCCGAGGTCGACCTGGTGTTGTTCTACGAACCGGTCCCGACGGCGATCCGGGCCATCCAGCGAAAGGGCCGGACGGGCCGGCAGGCCGAGGGGCGTGTGGTCGTCTTGCTGGCCGAGGACACCCGCGACGAGGCCTACTTCTGGAAGGCCCGTAACGACCAGAAACGGATGCAACAGGAGCTACAGGACCTCAAGAGCGTCGCCGGCGACCTCGAAGCCGAACTCGACCAGACCGGGCTGGACGACTACGAGGACGGCGGCGGTTCCGGGTCAGCCGGCAGTGACGGCGACGGTTCGGATGGAGACGGGGACGGAGCGTCGCGTGGAAACGGCGGGCAGGCGGTCGCTTCCGAATCGGACGCTCCAACCGAAACGGGGGGCAACGGCCAGGCGGGCCTGGACGCGTTCGCCGGCGAAGCGACGCCGGAAGGTGGATACGACGGCGGCGACGATGCTGGAGCCGACGACGCCGCGGACGACGGCACGGTCGCGACGGCCGACAGCGACGACGAGACCGTCGAGATCGTCGCCGATCAGCGGGAACTGGACGCGACGATCGCCAGGGACCTCTCGACCCGCGAGGGGATCAAGACCCGCCTGGAGACGCTGGCCGTCGGCGACTACGTCCTCTCGGATCGGGTGATCGTCGAACGCAAGACCGTCTCGGACTTCCTCGATACGCTGACCGGCGGCGACCGCTCGATGTTCGAGCAGGTCGGCGACGCTACGCGCCACTACGCCCGTCCCGTCGTCGTCATCGAGGGTGGGGACCTCTACGGCGCCCGGAACGTCCACCGGAAGGCGATCCAGGGGGCGCTCTCGTCGTTGTCGGTCGATTTCGGTGCCAGCGTCCTCCAGACCGCCGACGAGGACGAGACTGCGGACCTCTTAGAGACCATCGCACAGCGCGAGCAGGAAGAGGCCGACCGCGAGGTCAGCGTCCACGGCGAGAAACAGTCCCGGACGCTGCCCGAACAACAGGAGTACGTCGTCGCCGCGATCGGCGAGGTCGGCCCGGTCACCGCCCGGTCGCTGCTCGAACACTTCGGGAGCGTCGAATCCGTCCTGACTGCCGACGAGGAGGAGCTACAGGCGGTCGACGGAGTCGGCTCGGTGACCGCAGAACGGATCAGAGAGGTCGTCGGCGGCGACTACCACGACGGGTAGGCCGGGGACGACCGCCCACGGAGCGCCGTCGGGTGGCTCCGAGATGGGGCCACTCATACCAACCCAGGGACATATCCATCGGTGTCGGTACGCGACAGTCGTATCGGGCTGTTCGGGCACGATTCGCTCCGACAAAAACGTTCATATCAGAGGGAGATATAGAACCGCTGGGGGGAAGAGAGCGACGTGAAACAATCACAGTCTGAGACGAGATACTTCGAGTTCGAGCTACACAACATCGGTGCCGGCAGCGAGACACTCGCGTCCGACGAGCTGGCGACCGATCACGACTACGTTCTCGCAGTGCTGTTGCGGAACCACTACTGTCCGTTGTGCCGGGAACTCGTCCGGAACCTGGCAGACCGCTACGACGAGTTCGCGACCCGCGGTGTCGCCGTCGTCCCGGTGTTACCGGACATCAGGGAGCGGGCGCTGTTGTGGCACCGGCGCTACGACCTTCCGTTCCCGATGCTTGCCGACCCGGAAACGAACATCGTCGGCGACGACGACGCGCCCGACGAGTTCGACACGTTCGCCCCGTTCCAGCGGACGATCCCACGGCTCCCAGGGGTCGCACTGTTCGAGTGTGAGGGGGAGCAACTCCGGATCGTCTCACGCCACGGCGGGCCGAACCCACAGGACATCCCGACCATCGACGACCTCATACAGCGGGTCGACCGCCACCGCGACGGCGAGTCTCCCGACCGGCCCGAACAGATCACCTCCGACGGCGGGCTCGTGAACCTCAACTACTGACGGTCCGGGTTGTCGGTATCGCGGTCGGTGGGCCGACAGCCTATCGCGGTTCTCAGAAGTCCATCGCGTCCAGCGCCGCCCCCGCTTCACGGGCCGCCTGGAGGTGTTCTCGCGCGTCCCGTGGGTCCTGACTGTCGGCAGCGCGCTGTGCGAACTGCCGGGCCGTCTGTGCGAGCAGGCGCTTTGCCTCGGTCAGATCGGTCGCGGCTTCCTCGGGAAGTTCCGCAGTTCGAGTTGAAACAGAGGGGGATCGGTCGTGGGGATCGGTCCCGCTAACCGGTGTGGAACGTGACCCCGCACTCTGGGTATCGGCTGTCGGTTGGCGGTTCGACACGCCCCCCGTTTCGGATGGAGTAACGTCGGCGTTCGAGCGGGTGTCGCCGTCCGTGCTCCCGGCCACGGCTTCCGCTCCGGGGGCATCCGGAGTCTGCTCGCCTGCAGTCCCCGCGGCGTCCGCCGACGGTTCGGGTTCGCCCTCCTGGTCGCCGAACTGGACGCGAGCCTCGTCACCCGGGTCCGCGACCTCGATGTGGTCGCCGTCGGTCGTCTCGCCGTCTTCGTCCTGTTCGTTCTCCCCACGTGTGATCGGTTTCTGACAGGTCGGGCAGAACTCCTGGCCGTCGTAGCGGAAGACGGGGTCGCCACACGTGCTGCAGTGGGCGTTCGTCATCGTCGCTCCCTTCAGCAGTAGCTCGCTCATCTGTTCGGTCGCCTCGCGCTCGTCCTCCTCTTTCTCGAACTTCTCCCGGAGTTTCTCGCGTTCGGCTTCCTTATCGAAGTCACTCATACCCGATACAACGCCACCACGCTGAAAACCCTTTACGGGTCCGAATGCCTGTCCCGAGACAGGGGTTTCGACACGTTTAACGTCGGCGCGGGAGGCGTTTCGGATGGTATGACAAAGGTAAGCGTAGTCGGCGCGGCCGGAACGGTCGGCGCCGCCGCAGGGTACAACATCGCACTCCGAGACATCGCCGACGAGGTCGTCCTCGTCGACATTCCCGACAAGGAAGAAGACACGATCGGGCAGGCGGCCGACACCAACCACGGCATCGCCTACGACTCGAACACGACGGTCCGACAGGGCGGCTACGAGGCCACCGCCGGCTCGGACGTCGTCGTCATCACGGCCGGGATCCCCCGCCAGCCCGGCCAGACTCGGATCGACCTCGCCGGCGACAACGCGCCGATCATGGAGGACATCCAGTCCTCGCTGGACGAGCACAACGACGACTACGTCTCGCTGACGACCTCCAACCCCGTGGACCTGCTGAACCGCCACCTCTACGAGGCCGGCGACCGCGCCCGCGAGCAGGTCATCGGCTTCGGCGGCCGCCTGGACTCCGCGCGGTTCCGGTACGTCCTCTCCGAGGAGTTCGACGCTCCGACCCAGAACGTCGAGGCGACGATCCTGGGCGAACACGGCGACGCACAGGTCCCCGTCTTCTCGAAGGTTCGCGTCGACGGCACCGACCCCGAGTTCGACGCCGACGAGCGCGAACGGATTCTGGGTGACCTCCAGGAGTCCGCGATGGACGTCATCGAGCGCAAGGGCGCGACCGAGTGGGGACCCGCCCGCGGCGTCGCCCACATGGTCGAAGCGATCGTCCGTGACACCGGCGAAGTGCTGCCGGCGTCGGTCAAGCTAGAAGGCGAGTTCGGCCACGAAGACACCGCCTTCGGCGTGCCGGTCCGTCTCGGGAGCAACGGCGTCGAGGAGATCGTCGAGTGGGACCTCGACGACTACGAGGCGGAGCTGATGGCCGAGGCCGCCGACAAGCTCTCCGAGCAGTACGACGAGATCGCGTAACGCCCGCACCGATTTTTCGACCCGCCCGCGCCGGTGTGTAATCGATCGAGGCTCAGGTTCGCTCCCCGTCGAATCGGTCGAGCTCCGGGTCCTCGGACTCGGCGTACTCGACCTCGGTCCCCAGGAGGGCCGCCCATTCCTCCAGATGTGAGTCGGTCGGTGAGTGGTCGTTCGAGGACATGTGAGAACACTCTCGTGGCGATAATATAATGGTTTTCCCGGACAGACCCGGAGAATAGCGGGTTTCCACGCGGTCTAGCTACGTCAGTCCCGGATCGCTTCAGGGACCTGGATCGAGTACCGGCCGTCCTCTTCGAGTGCGACGATGTACTCCTCGCGGTCGTACAACTCCATCAGGTTCAGTTCGTACTGGCCGGGTTCCAGAACCTTGATCGACTCGAACTGTTCGTTGAGTTCCTCCCGAAGCTCCGAGAGGTCCGGCCGCTCGTCCGGGTCGTCGCCCCCGTCGGTAGAATCAGTCGGTGTCTCCGGGGACTGTGCTTCGACGGCCGGCTCGTCCGGTGGTTCGGCCGGCGGATCGTCCGGAAGTTCGTCCGACCCGACCACGTCGCCACGTGCGCTCGCCTGCGCGGCGTCTTCGGTTGCAGGTGCCGAGGCCTCCGCCTCCGACCCCGGGGCTCCCCCGTCGCTTCCACTGGAACCAGTGGTGTCGACGCCGGCCTCGTGGGTGTCACCCTGTCCGCTGCCGACGAAATCACGAACTGTCGCCGCCGTCTTCCCGACGGTGCGGGCGACGGTGTTGTCCGATCCGGGAGGGTCCGGCGGTTCGGGTGGCTCCGCGTCCGTCTCGGGTGGCGTCGAAGAGTCGACGCCGTCGGGTCTGAACTGGAACTTGTTGCCGCCACAGTCCGGACACCCCGAGAGCATCTCCTTGGAGCCGTCCTCGAACGCGCGGCCACAGTTCGTACACTGGTGAGGCATTATTTCCGGGAGACGAGTGCGCTGATGAGGTTTTCGTCCTTGTGGAGCGTCTCGATCTGGTTGGCCGGGCCGATGACCGTGAGTTTCTGTGTCGATTCGTTCCCCATGAGCCGGTCGAGCAGGCCCGTATTGGCCGCCTCGGACTTCGGGTAGGTCTCGATCTCGATGCCGTTGAATTCGTCGGGGCTGATCTCGGTCATGGTGACCTCGATGAGGCGTGACTCCTCGTCGGGCGAGAGCCCCTCTTCGAGGATGACGATGTTCCCCTCTCGGACGCCGTCGAGCACCGTCCGGATCTTCTCCATCGTCGTGAGCCCCTCCATTCGCTCCCCGCTGACGAGGTCGATCTGCACGCCGTCGTCCGGGTCTTTTATTTCGGGCATGGTATCACGAGAAGTACTCCGCGATCTTGTCGTACACTTCGTCCATATTGTCGCCTTCCAGCGCCGAGAGCGGGATCGTCTCGTGTTGGGGGTAGGCGTTACGGATCCGCTGAACCGACGAATCCTCCAGGTCGATCTTGTTCGCGAGGATCAGCACCGGGAGGTCCTGGCTCTCGATGATACCGATAAGCATCGTGTTGACCTGCGTGAACGGATCTGTCGCCGAGTCGAGCACGTAGATCACCCCGTCGACGTCTTCCCTGAGCCAGTGCATCGCCTCGGCGACGCCCTCCGTAGCCTCTCTGGACCGGCGGACGGCGTCGTCTTTCTCCATGTCGTGTTCGAGAAACTCCGTGTAATCGACTTTCGTCGTCACGCCGGGCGTGTCGACGATGTCGATAGTGACGGTTTTGCCGTCGCGCTCGATTTCGATGTCCTCCTTGCGGCGAGCCCGCCGTGTCTCGTGTGGGACGTGGCTCTCCGGTCCGACGGCGTCGCCGGTCCAGTCCCGAGCGATCCGGTTCGCGAGTGTCGTCTTCCCGGCGTTTGGCGGCCCGTAGATACCGATCCGCTTCGGGTCCTCCTCCGAGAACAGAGTCGATGCTGCCCGTGAGATGCTGTCTTTGAGGTTTGTTAGCAGTCCCATCCTATCCTCCCGCCGCCCGGACGTGCCGGTATGGCGGCTTCTGGCTGTAGAAGACAGTGGAATTTACTTAAGCCTACGTCAGACAAACATAACTATTCGGATAGGTTTGGGAACGTGTCCCATTCCTCTGTGGGCCGGCTCCGGACCAGCAGTGATCGTTCGTGCCTCCCCCCCCCACCCCTTCGTTTCGAGTGGAACAGCAACACCCCGTGGGATGGGTGCCGGTGAAAGCAGGGCCGGAGAGGAGAGAGCGGAGTGGGAGTGGCCGCGCGCTAGAGGGAAACTAGGTATATCTAGCGTAGACTGGTTGTAACACTAGTACAGCACAGGAGTAGTCTAAAAGAGTATCTTTTCTTTCTGGTGCGGCTTTGGTTTATACGTATAGTATATAAATCCTTCCTAGTCCAGACGCGTAATCGCCAGCCTCCTCCCCCCCAACCCCCGGTCAGTTTCGCCGTTCCACTCGAAACAAAGGGGTGGGGGGGGTTAGGATCGTCGGTTAGTCCCCTTCCCTGGTCTCCCTCGTCTATGACGGAGTACGGCACC
Above is a window of Haloarcula halophila DNA encoding:
- a CDS encoding OapC/ArvC family zinc-ribbon domain-containing protein codes for the protein MPHQCTNCGRAFEDGSKEMLSGCPDCGGNKFQFRPDGVDSSTPPETDAEPPEPPDPPGSDNTVARTVGKTAATVRDFVGSGQGDTHEAGVDTTGSSGSDGGAPGSEAEASAPATEDAAQASARGDVVGSDELPDDPPAEPPDEPAVEAQSPETPTDSTDGGDDPDERPDLSELREELNEQFESIKVLEPGQYELNLMELYDREEYIVALEEDGRYSIQVPEAIRD
- a CDS encoding Sjogren's syndrome/scleroderma autoantigen 1 family protein; amino-acid sequence: MSDFDKEAEREKLREKFEKEEDEREATEQMSELLLKGATMTNAHCSTCGDPVFRYDGQEFCPTCQKPITRGENEQDEDGETTDGDHIEVADPGDEARVQFGDQEGEPEPSADAAGTAGEQTPDAPGAEAVAGSTDGDTRSNADVTPSETGGVSNRQPTADTQSAGSRSTPVSGTDPHDRSPSVSTRTAELPEEAATDLTEAKRLLAQTARQFAQRAADSQDPRDAREHLQAAREAGAALDAMDF
- the mdh gene encoding malate dehydrogenase; amino-acid sequence: MTKVSVVGAAGTVGAAAGYNIALRDIADEVVLVDIPDKEEDTIGQAADTNHGIAYDSNTTVRQGGYEATAGSDVVVITAGIPRQPGQTRIDLAGDNAPIMEDIQSSLDEHNDDYVSLTTSNPVDLLNRHLYEAGDRAREQVIGFGGRLDSARFRYVLSEEFDAPTQNVEATILGEHGDAQVPVFSKVRVDGTDPEFDADERERILGDLQESAMDVIERKGATEWGPARGVAHMVEAIVRDTGEVLPASVKLEGEFGHEDTAFGVPVRLGSNGVEEIVEWDLDDYEAELMAEAADKLSEQYDEIA
- a CDS encoding dolichol kinase, giving the protein MADEVARRLVHATGSAVPLCHLLVPDLVTWRVVQWFLACCLLVVVVLEYLRLSVGLDWAIYDRLTREYEQDNPAGYALYIVGMALVAFAVGIGGMTTSVAVPAMLMLAIGDPISGLLGSASASAVKQTWVLLVMFGVCTLLASPFVPPAAAVLGGAAATFADGVKPTIAGYVVDDNFSIPVLGAAAMWVGVALLPV
- a CDS encoding redoxin domain-containing protein, with the protein product MKQSQSETRYFEFELHNIGAGSETLASDELATDHDYVLAVLLRNHYCPLCRELVRNLADRYDEFATRGVAVVPVLPDIRERALLWHRRYDLPFPMLADPETNIVGDDDAPDEFDTFAPFQRTIPRLPGVALFECEGEQLRIVSRHGGPNPQDIPTIDDLIQRVDRHRDGESPDRPEQITSDGGLVNLNY
- a CDS encoding DEAD/DEAH box helicase, which produces MATAESGEYLDRPLVTQGFLENRRYQVELAETAGSSHTLVCLPTGLGKTTVSLLVTAQRLHSVGGTSLMLAPTKPLVQQHAEFYREALTVPDDEIVVFTGEVRPDDRAALWEDARVVIATPQVVENDLVGNRISLADVTHCTFDECHRATGNYAYNYIAERYHADATDPLVTGMSASPGDDEEAILEVCENLGLSEVAVMTEDDADVADYTHDTSVEWKRIELPEVVVEIRDAINEVVADRLEQLKELGVTNKSSPDLSEREIQGMQAELRQLMDNDQSEGYQGMSLLAEIRKLRTAVTYIETQSVESLRRYFERLKEAARSSGASKADQRLVSEPKIREAIRKAREYDDLHPKFRRTRMLLAETLGIENGERVIVFTESRDTAETLVDFLSNHFETEKFVGQSDTDGSDGMTQTQQQETLDRFRAGEFEVLVSTSVAEEGLDVPEVDLVLFYEPVPTAIRAIQRKGRTGRQAEGRVVVLLAEDTRDEAYFWKARNDQKRMQQELQDLKSVAGDLEAELDQTGLDDYEDGGGSGSAGSDGDGSDGDGDGASRGNGGQAVASESDAPTETGGNGQAGLDAFAGEATPEGGYDGGDDAGADDAADDGTVATADSDDETVEIVADQRELDATIARDLSTREGIKTRLETLAVGDYVLSDRVIVERKTVSDFLDTLTGGDRSMFEQVGDATRHYARPVVVIEGGDLYGARNVHRKAIQGALSSLSVDFGASVLQTADEDETADLLETIAQREQEEADREVSVHGEKQSRTLPEQQEYVVAAIGEVGPVTARSLLEHFGSVESVLTADEEELQAVDGVGSVTAERIREVVGGDYHDG
- a CDS encoding Era-like GTP-binding protein, which gives rise to MGLLTNLKDSISRAASTLFSEEDPKRIGIYGPPNAGKTTLANRIARDWTGDAVGPESHVPHETRRARRKEDIEIERDGKTVTIDIVDTPGVTTKVDYTEFLEHDMEKDDAVRRSREATEGVAEAMHWLREDVDGVIYVLDSATDPFTQVNTMLIGIIESQDLPVLILANKIDLEDSSVQRIRNAYPQHETIPLSALEGDNMDEVYDKIAEYFS
- a CDS encoding DUF2073 domain-containing protein, which translates into the protein MPEIKDPDDGVQIDLVSGERMEGLTTMEKIRTVLDGVREGNIVILEEGLSPDEESRLIEVTMTEISPDEFNGIEIETYPKSEAANTGLLDRLMGNESTQKLTVIGPANQIETLHKDENLISALVSRK